A genomic region of Trichothermofontia sichuanensis B231 contains the following coding sequences:
- a CDS encoding glycosyltransferase family 61 protein has translation MTSSSQDASPEAVETLRLMVALSIAEDQLEQAADYSRSLIELCPDQPETYLELGELWLQYHHPEIAMPYFQKALQNWPEITSFYEDFLKSLIESGDLDTVLNLSIHLLCVQPDWIPGFLAIGYCLQQKGRHNEAQSCISMKLLESRVIEDCADPKLEWQVAHELRQDDISVAQIYPSERYRFPSEHIELINHQSFSDFNHGFESEPAQIITIHNGYFWLDAYTRVIFSSEHAVVESASSGNVALVASSRYLPEPLMLEGNIVCCGTRYAYSYFHWLFDVVPKIGLLQEQEDLRAIDRFIFNKNYENFQHQVFELVDLNLDKLSFVNKIYAKCQRLLIPLFSFNKGYVSQSVCHYLRRAFLDKVNAGSNRYPRRFYISRGHASHRRLLNEEEIIAIIDRFGFEVVRPEKLSFTEQVNLFQQASAIVAPHGAGLANIVFCQPHTKVIELFGHQILNYYWIISNHVGLDYYYVQGELAQNAPPIITEEAGFRIPQAPLDFTVSLTSLLAVLEMAGLT, from the coding sequence ATGACCTCATCTTCCCAGGACGCTTCTCCAGAAGCAGTAGAAACACTACGCCTGATGGTTGCTCTGTCTATTGCTGAAGATCAGCTTGAACAAGCAGCAGATTACTCACGATCGTTGATTGAACTATGCCCTGATCAACCAGAAACGTATCTGGAGTTAGGAGAACTTTGGTTACAGTATCATCATCCAGAGATTGCAATGCCCTATTTCCAGAAAGCATTGCAGAATTGGCCAGAAATTACCAGTTTCTATGAAGATTTTCTTAAATCACTGATCGAAAGTGGGGATCTGGATACAGTTCTAAACCTATCTATCCATTTACTATGTGTTCAACCTGATTGGATTCCAGGTTTTTTAGCGATCGGGTACTGTCTGCAACAGAAAGGCAGGCACAATGAGGCTCAAAGTTGTATCAGTATGAAATTACTGGAATCAAGGGTGATTGAAGATTGCGCTGATCCCAAATTGGAGTGGCAGGTTGCCCATGAGTTAAGACAAGATGATATTAGTGTTGCTCAAATATATCCATCTGAACGCTATCGGTTTCCATCAGAGCATATCGAGCTAATTAACCATCAAAGTTTTTCTGATTTTAATCATGGATTTGAATCAGAACCCGCTCAAATTATAACTATCCATAATGGTTATTTTTGGCTGGATGCTTATACCCGTGTGATTTTTTCATCGGAACACGCCGTTGTTGAATCTGCTTCATCAGGAAATGTGGCCCTAGTGGCATCTTCCCGGTATTTACCAGAACCACTGATGCTTGAGGGTAACATTGTCTGCTGCGGTACGCGGTATGCCTATAGTTACTTTCATTGGCTATTTGATGTGGTACCGAAGATAGGTCTACTACAAGAACAAGAAGATTTGCGAGCAATTGATCGGTTTATCTTTAACAAGAATTATGAAAATTTCCAGCATCAAGTTTTTGAACTTGTAGATCTTAACTTAGATAAGTTATCCTTTGTCAATAAAATATATGCCAAATGTCAAAGATTATTGATTCCATTGTTTTCTTTTAACAAGGGCTATGTATCGCAGTCAGTTTGTCATTATTTAAGACGCGCCTTTCTTGACAAGGTTAATGCCGGTAGTAACCGTTATCCAAGACGCTTTTACATTAGTCGAGGTCATGCTAGTCATCGTCGTTTGTTAAACGAAGAAGAGATTATTGCAATTATCGATCGCTTTGGGTTTGAAGTGGTTAGGCCGGAAAAGCTATCTTTTACAGAGCAAGTTAATCTTTTTCAGCAAGCTAGTGCGATCGTGGCTCCCCATGGGGCTGGGTTAGCAAACATTGTATTTTGTCAGCCGCATACTAAAGTTATTGAACTCTTTGGTCATCAGATATTAAACTATTATTGGATTATCAGTAATCATGTTGGGCTTGATTATTACTACGTGCAAGGAGAGTTAGCCCAAAATGCACCGCCGATTATTACTGAGGAGGCAGGTTTCAGGATTCCTCAGGCACCGCTCGACTTTACGGTATCGCTAACTTCACTTTTAGCTGTTTTAGAGATGGCTGGTTTAACTTAA
- a CDS encoding response regulator transcription factor, giving the protein METIRVVLIEDHDLTRIGLKTGLQQRSGIAVVGESGTAAGGLSVVQAQQPDVAVVDIGLPDRDGIELTRDIKQRVPQSRVLILTMHDNESSVLAAFAAGADSYCMKDVSMDKLVEALQATREGNAWIDPTIARIVLKQTQVSTTSPPVPAPHRRPISTPLPLGDDDLLLTDPLTERELEVLELIVAGCSNAEIAEKLYITVGTVKTHVRSILNKLCASDRTQAAVRALRSGLVD; this is encoded by the coding sequence ATGGAAACCATTCGGGTGGTGCTGATCGAGGACCACGACTTAACCCGGATCGGGTTAAAAACAGGGCTACAACAGCGATCGGGGATTGCGGTAGTGGGGGAGTCGGGGACGGCAGCGGGGGGCCTTTCGGTCGTGCAGGCTCAGCAACCCGATGTGGCGGTGGTGGATATTGGCCTGCCCGATCGCGATGGCATCGAACTCACCCGTGACATTAAGCAGAGGGTGCCCCAGAGCCGGGTCCTGATCCTCACGATGCACGACAACGAGTCATCGGTACTGGCGGCATTTGCCGCGGGGGCCGACTCTTACTGTATGAAGGATGTCAGTATGGATAAGTTGGTTGAGGCGCTACAGGCGACTCGTGAGGGTAACGCCTGGATTGATCCCACGATCGCCCGCATTGTGCTGAAGCAAACCCAGGTATCCACCACCAGTCCTCCCGTCCCTGCTCCCCATCGCCGCCCGATTAGCACCCCGTTACCCCTAGGTGATGATGACCTGCTGTTGACTGATCCATTAACGGAGCGGGAATTGGAGGTCTTGGAACTGATTGTGGCGGGCTGTAGCAATGCCGAAATTGCTGAAAAACTCTATATTACGGTGGGGACAGTCAAGACCCATGTACGCAGTATTCTCAATAAGTTATGTGCCAGCGATCGCACCCAGGCCGCCGTTCGCGCCCTGCGATCGGGCCTAGTGGACTAG
- a CDS encoding TldD/PmbA family protein produces the protein MLNVEELASQAQQIATQLGITKFDVYGATIDESSAQVDQGEPKQVEASTRSSVTVRVWNQAGTVGITSTTDVDPIGLEMALKTAQEASAFGAKEHIPDFSPEATKPIPPWPDTVVPPVPIERLVTTLLAAEKQLLAAHPAIVSVPYNGLSQQVIDRFYFNSEGAQRQERNAYTSLYLYSKTEMAGKKPRSAGGFRLGRSLDTLPIDDCLQEVIEKTISHLDYEKISSGKYRVVFSPEAFLSLLGAFSNLFNAQNVLDKQSLSTPESLGQTIASSLLSVNDDALHPDNITISHFDGEGTPTRCVPLIQNGVLTNFLHSAGTAKRLNAQPTGNANMGAKVTVSPHFFHVFSQVPAETHYDLETADNVVLIDDLHALHAGVSALEGSFSLPFDGWLIRDGQRTSIEAATVAGDFRQLLQSIIYVAPKAEVKPNGVCPYIWVDALAITGE, from the coding sequence ATGTTAAACGTTGAAGAACTTGCCAGTCAGGCGCAGCAGATTGCCACGCAATTAGGAATTACTAAATTTGATGTCTATGGGGCGACGATTGATGAAAGCAGCGCCCAAGTGGATCAGGGGGAACCCAAACAGGTTGAAGCTTCCACCCGTTCTTCTGTGACGGTACGGGTTTGGAATCAGGCTGGGACGGTCGGGATTACTAGCACCACGGATGTTGACCCGATCGGCCTAGAAATGGCGCTCAAAACGGCTCAGGAAGCGAGCGCATTTGGGGCGAAGGAACATATCCCGGATTTTAGTCCGGAAGCTACCAAACCCATTCCTCCCTGGCCTGATACGGTAGTGCCGCCAGTCCCGATCGAACGCTTGGTGACCACGCTGTTGGCGGCTGAGAAACAACTGCTAGCAGCCCATCCGGCCATCGTCAGTGTTCCCTATAATGGCCTGTCGCAACAGGTAATCGATCGCTTTTATTTCAATAGCGAGGGTGCCCAGCGCCAGGAACGTAATGCCTATACGTCTCTCTATCTCTATAGCAAGACGGAGATGGCGGGGAAAAAACCCCGTAGTGCGGGTGGGTTTCGCCTTGGTCGCAGTTTGGATACCCTCCCGATCGATGACTGTTTGCAGGAAGTAATCGAGAAAACCATTAGCCACCTTGACTATGAAAAAATCTCTTCGGGTAAATATCGAGTGGTCTTTTCGCCAGAAGCATTTTTGAGCCTCTTAGGGGCGTTTTCTAATCTCTTTAATGCTCAGAATGTCCTCGATAAGCAAAGCCTATCGACGCCAGAATCGCTGGGACAGACGATCGCTTCGTCACTGTTGTCAGTGAATGATGATGCCCTGCATCCCGATAACATTACGATCAGCCACTTTGATGGGGAAGGCACCCCAACTCGGTGTGTGCCGTTGATCCAGAATGGAGTTTTAACCAACTTTTTGCACAGTGCGGGGACGGCAAAACGGTTAAATGCCCAACCGACTGGGAATGCCAACATGGGGGCGAAGGTGACGGTTAGTCCTCACTTTTTCCATGTGTTTTCTCAGGTCCCGGCGGAAACCCATTATGACTTAGAAACGGCGGATAATGTCGTTCTCATCGATGATTTACACGCCCTCCATGCTGGGGTCAGTGCTCTGGAAGGCTCGTTCTCTTTGCCCTTTGATGGTTGGTTGATTCGGGATGGCCAACGGACGAGTATTGAAGCAGCGACGGTGGCGGGGGACTTCCGGCAACTCCTCCAGTCAATTATCTATGTGGCCCCCAAAGCGGAAGTGAAACCGAATGGAGTTTGTCCCTACATTTGGGTGGATGCACTAGCGATTACAGGTGAATAA
- the larE gene encoding ATP-dependent sacrificial sulfur transferase LarE produces the protein MLSLDPNLQQKLIHLKTLFADMERALIAYSGGVDSTLVAKIAVDVLGDRALAVTAVSPSLLPEDLEEARLQAATIGIQHEEVATHELDNPNYAANPVNRCYFCKSELHDTLRPLALERGYPYVVDGINADDLQDYRPGIQAARERGARSPLAEVGISKAEVRQLSQWLGLPWWDKPAQPCLSSRFPYGETITIAKLQRVGRAEYYLRQLGYRTVRVRSQADTARIELPPEQLQTFVTTTDLPALVETFQSLGFLYVTLDLEGFRSGKLNQGLATDAHPLD, from the coding sequence ATGCTCTCCCTCGACCCTAACCTTCAGCAAAAACTTATCCACCTGAAAACCCTCTTTGCCGACATGGAGCGGGCACTGATTGCCTACTCTGGCGGCGTTGACAGTACCCTGGTGGCCAAAATTGCTGTGGATGTATTGGGCGATCGCGCCCTGGCAGTAACCGCCGTTTCCCCTTCCCTATTGCCAGAGGATCTGGAGGAGGCACGGCTCCAGGCAGCCACGATCGGCATTCAGCATGAAGAGGTGGCCACCCACGAACTGGATAATCCCAACTATGCCGCGAACCCGGTCAATCGTTGCTATTTCTGCAAAAGTGAATTGCACGACACGCTCCGACCGCTGGCTCTAGAACGGGGCTATCCCTACGTGGTGGATGGCATCAATGCTGACGACCTCCAAGACTACCGCCCCGGTATCCAAGCCGCCCGTGAACGCGGTGCCCGATCGCCCCTGGCAGAAGTAGGGATCAGCAAAGCCGAAGTCCGGCAACTGTCCCAGTGGTTGGGACTCCCTTGGTGGGACAAACCCGCCCAACCCTGCCTCAGTTCCCGCTTCCCCTATGGTGAGACGATTACGATCGCCAAACTCCAACGGGTCGGTCGAGCGGAATACTACCTGCGGCAATTAGGCTATCGGACAGTCCGGGTGCGATCGCAGGCCGATACAGCCCGGATTGAGTTGCCCCCAGAACAACTGCAAACCTTTGTTACCACCACCGATCTCCCGGCCTTGGTAGAAACCTTTCAGTCCCTCGGTTTTCTCTACGTGACCCTGGATCTAGAAGGGTTTCGCAGTGGCAAATTGAATCAAGGGTTGGCCACAGATGCCCACCCATTGGACTAG
- a CDS encoding aspartate carbamoyltransferase catalytic subunit, translating to MTAPSWTRRHILSLADFTPAEYDVILQTAASFREVLSRRTKKVPALQGQVVTNLFFEPSTRTRSSFELAAKRLSADTLNFTPGTSSLTKGETILDTAKTYLAMGTDLMVIRHREAGVPQTIAAAMDHLQAGVGVLNAGDGQHEHPSQALLDLFTLCVLLDAKQPRLALLEGKKIAIVGDIVHSRVARSNLWSLTASGAEVHLAGPPTLLPKLFATYGENRPGSLHLHWELEPALEKADFVMALRLQRERMSQHLLPSLREYHQQFGLTHDRLRLCQPQVRVLHPGPVNRGVEISSELMDDPQVSLIPQQVTSGVAVRMALLYLMGSGRGG from the coding sequence ATGACTGCCCCCTCCTGGACCCGTCGCCATATTCTCTCCTTAGCCGACTTTACCCCAGCCGAATACGATGTGATTTTGCAAACGGCGGCCAGTTTCCGTGAGGTCCTGTCCCGGCGGACCAAAAAAGTGCCGGCTCTCCAGGGACAGGTGGTGACCAATTTATTTTTTGAACCGTCGACCCGCACCCGTAGTAGCTTTGAACTGGCGGCTAAACGATTGTCTGCCGATACCCTCAACTTTACCCCAGGGACTTCTTCCCTGACCAAAGGGGAAACGATTCTGGATACAGCCAAAACCTATCTGGCGATGGGCACCGACCTGATGGTCATCCGTCATCGGGAAGCGGGGGTACCCCAGACGATCGCGGCGGCGATGGATCACCTCCAGGCGGGGGTGGGAGTGCTCAATGCCGGGGATGGCCAGCATGAACACCCGTCGCAAGCGTTGCTAGATCTGTTTACCCTCTGTGTGTTGCTGGATGCAAAACAGCCGCGTTTGGCGTTGCTTGAGGGGAAAAAAATTGCGATCGTGGGGGATATTGTGCATTCACGGGTCGCACGATCGAACCTGTGGAGTTTGACAGCCAGCGGGGCTGAGGTGCATCTGGCGGGGCCACCCACCCTGTTACCGAAGCTCTTTGCGACCTATGGCGAAAACCGTCCGGGTTCACTTCATCTCCATTGGGAACTGGAGCCAGCTTTAGAAAAGGCTGATTTTGTCATGGCTTTGCGCCTGCAACGGGAACGCATGAGCCAACACCTGCTGCCCAGTTTGCGCGAATATCACCAGCAGTTTGGCCTCACCCACGATCGCCTGCGCCTCTGTCAACCCCAGGTACGGGTATTACATCCGGGGCCGGTGAATCGGGGAGTGGAAATCAGTTCGGAATTAATGGATGACCCGCAGGTGAGTTTGATTCCCCAACAGGTGACGAGTGGGGTAGCGGTGCGGATGGCCCTGTTATACCTGATGGGGAGTGGCCGGGGGGGATAA
- a CDS encoding chlorophyll a/b-binding protein: MKGQVIEEGGRANIYAIEPQVYVDSDSQFGFSQRAEKLNGRLAMLGFISALALEVFTGHGVIGWLTSL; encoded by the coding sequence ATGAAGGGGCAAGTGATTGAAGAGGGGGGACGCGCTAACATTTACGCGATCGAACCCCAGGTGTATGTGGACAGTGACAGTCAGTTTGGCTTCAGTCAACGGGCCGAAAAGCTCAACGGACGACTGGCCATGCTTGGTTTTATTTCAGCTCTTGCTCTGGAAGTCTTCACGGGACATGGTGTGATTGGCTGGCTTACCAGCTTGTAA
- the patD gene encoding heterocyst frequency control protein PatD: protein MLPQPYRNAYDHLRQALLALVANLEQHEPDLSALTAEIATLQVEFQRQVLSLNPDTLNPSQQQQLRAIQPEIHKYLRLLNTDLAFLKAARQASTRQQRYTLLRDRLQTLIRLCDYSG, encoded by the coding sequence ATGTTACCTCAACCCTACCGCAATGCCTACGATCACTTGCGGCAAGCACTTTTGGCACTCGTGGCCAACCTTGAGCAGCATGAACCTGACTTGTCGGCGCTGACGGCAGAAATCGCCACCCTTCAAGTCGAATTCCAGCGCCAGGTATTATCTCTGAATCCAGACACCCTTAACCCCAGCCAGCAGCAGCAGTTGCGGGCTATTCAGCCGGAAATTCATAAGTATTTGCGTTTGTTAAACACTGATCTGGCTTTTCTTAAAGCTGCCCGTCAGGCTTCGACCCGCCAGCAACGGTATACCCTTCTGCGCGATCGGCTTCAAACGCTGATCCGTCTATGTGATTATTCCGGGTGA
- a CDS encoding RelA/SpoT family protein, whose translation MPADAPMPADAPPLDYEVIPEWLRSCLVLNGRDLPSPAIPADASRETGESNLSVIARPAPLSPEDNRLICQAFEFAYCLHAGQRRASGEPYICHPIAVAGLLRDLGGSAAMIAAGFLHDVVEDTAVTPAEIEERFGAEVRQLVEGVTKLSKLNFASKTESQAENFRRMFLAMAQDIRVIVVKLADRLHNMRTLEHLRDDKRRRIALETREIFAPLANRLGIGRFKWELEDLAFKYLEPEAYREIQGLVAEKRIDRESRLAKAIALLKERLNGAGINYVDLSGRPKHLYSIYQKMQRQQKSFHEIYDIAAIRIIVETTEECYRTLAIVHDAFRPIPGRFKDYIGLPKPNQYQSLHTAVIGLNGRAMEVQIRTIEMHYVAEYGIAAHWKYKETGHSNAPLSAKEHKFTWLRQLLDWQNDLKDAQEYLDNVKDNLFHEDVYVFTPRGDVISLARQATPVDFAYRIHTEVGNHCAGAKVNGRLVPLDTELRNGDIVEIITQKNSHPSLGWLNFVVTPSARNRIRQWYKRSHRDENIARGRELLERELGKNGLDALLKSAPIQAVAERCNYHSTEDLLAALGYGEVTLNLVVNRIRDAVSGERTSQVAAPSLRDEPIQVSPGQRPNFDTHSPIAGIEGLMHHIAGCCNPIPGEPIIGVVTRGRGISIHRHDCENLEHLEGDRLIPVSWNACQNSNGRPHTYPVTLQIEVIDRVGILKDVLARLADNGINVRHAEVKTHHDRPAILNLCIDVRDCAQLERTSIQIKKLSDVLNLRRVN comes from the coding sequence ATGCCGGCTGATGCCCCGATGCCGGCTGATGCCCCGCCTCTGGACTATGAGGTGATCCCGGAGTGGTTGCGATCGTGTCTAGTCCTCAACGGTCGGGACTTACCCAGCCCAGCGATACCTGCGGACGCTAGCCGGGAAACAGGGGAAAGTAACTTGTCAGTGATAGCTCGGCCTGCGCCCCTGAGTCCAGAGGATAATCGGTTGATTTGTCAGGCGTTTGAGTTTGCCTATTGTCTCCATGCGGGCCAGCGACGGGCCTCGGGTGAACCCTACATCTGCCACCCGATCGCCGTGGCGGGTCTGCTGCGGGATTTGGGCGGGAGTGCAGCCATGATCGCTGCTGGTTTTTTACACGATGTTGTTGAGGATACAGCGGTAACGCCTGCGGAAATTGAGGAACGGTTTGGGGCAGAGGTGCGCCAGTTAGTGGAAGGGGTAACTAAACTCTCGAAGCTCAACTTTGCCAGCAAGACTGAGAGTCAGGCCGAGAATTTCCGGCGAATGTTCTTAGCAATGGCCCAGGATATCCGGGTCATCGTGGTGAAGCTAGCCGATCGTCTGCACAATATGCGAACCCTGGAGCACCTGCGGGACGATAAGCGTCGCCGTATTGCCCTGGAAACCCGGGAAATTTTTGCCCCGTTAGCCAACCGCCTGGGGATCGGGCGGTTCAAGTGGGAATTAGAAGATCTGGCGTTTAAATACCTGGAACCGGAAGCCTATCGAGAGATCCAGGGTCTAGTTGCCGAAAAACGGATCGATCGCGAATCCCGTCTGGCTAAGGCGATCGCCCTGTTAAAAGAACGCCTTAATGGGGCGGGGATCAACTATGTTGATCTGAGTGGCCGTCCTAAGCATCTTTACAGCATCTACCAAAAGATGCAGCGGCAACAAAAAAGTTTCCATGAGATTTATGACATTGCCGCCATTCGCATTATTGTTGAAACCACGGAGGAATGTTATCGTACTCTGGCGATTGTCCACGATGCATTTCGTCCGATCCCTGGTCGCTTTAAGGACTACATTGGGTTACCCAAGCCCAACCAATATCAATCATTGCATACGGCTGTGATTGGTTTGAATGGGCGGGCGATGGAAGTCCAGATTCGCACGATTGAAATGCATTACGTTGCTGAATACGGGATTGCGGCTCACTGGAAATATAAAGAGACAGGTCATTCTAATGCCCCCCTCTCAGCCAAGGAGCATAAATTTACCTGGCTGCGGCAATTACTAGACTGGCAAAATGACTTGAAGGATGCTCAGGAATATCTGGATAATGTCAAGGACAACCTGTTCCACGAAGATGTTTATGTCTTCACGCCGCGTGGGGATGTGATTTCCCTGGCCCGACAGGCTACGCCCGTGGATTTTGCTTATCGTATCCATACGGAGGTGGGTAACCACTGTGCGGGCGCTAAAGTTAATGGTCGCCTTGTGCCGTTGGATACGGAGTTACGCAACGGCGATATCGTCGAAATCATCACCCAGAAGAACTCCCACCCCAGTTTGGGCTGGTTAAACTTTGTGGTTACCCCCAGTGCCCGCAACCGGATTCGCCAGTGGTATAAGCGATCGCACCGGGATGAAAATATTGCCCGTGGGCGGGAGTTACTGGAGCGGGAATTGGGTAAAAATGGCCTGGATGCCCTTCTCAAATCGGCTCCGATCCAAGCCGTCGCCGAACGCTGTAATTACCACAGCACGGAGGATCTCCTGGCAGCATTGGGGTATGGCGAAGTCACCCTGAATCTGGTGGTCAATCGCATCCGGGATGCCGTCAGTGGTGAGCGAACCAGTCAAGTCGCTGCTCCCAGCCTCCGGGATGAGCCAATCCAGGTCTCCCCTGGCCAGCGGCCTAATTTTGATACCCACTCGCCGATCGCGGGGATCGAGGGACTCATGCACCATATTGCGGGATGTTGTAATCCGATCCCAGGTGAGCCGATCATTGGGGTTGTGACGCGAGGGCGGGGGATTTCCATCCATCGCCACGACTGCGAGAATTTAGAGCACCTGGAGGGGGATCGCCTTATTCCCGTCAGTTGGAACGCCTGCCAAAATAGTAATGGTCGTCCCCACACCTATCCGGTGACCTTACAGATTGAAGTCATCGATCGGGTTGGGATTCTTAAGGACGTTCTGGCCCGTTTGGCTGATAATGGGATTAACGTCCGCCATGCTGAGGTAAAGACCCACCATGACCGACCCGCAATTCTGAATCTCTGTATTGATGTTCGGGACTGTGCCCAGCTAGAACGCACCTCGATCCAGATCAAAAAGCTAAGCGACGTTTTGAATCTGCGTCGTGTTAATTAA
- a CDS encoding YdcF family protein: MLFSGKHINGPCQRQRNPGRGRWLWTCLAIACCSTAAWVGVRHCQRLHEVPQAVLVLGGAPEREHFAAEFARQHPNLPIWVSSGTNPEYAEWVFAEAGIAEERLHLDYRAVDTVTNFTTLADQLQAQGVRSVYLITSDYHMRRAVVIGEIVLGSRGIHFQPVPVRSDRSPESPETLSKVVRDGARAILWVATGNTGINLVKRPPSY, translated from the coding sequence ATGCTGTTTTCGGGAAAACACATCAATGGGCCTTGCCAACGCCAACGCAACCCTGGTCGTGGTCGTTGGCTATGGACTTGTCTGGCGATAGCCTGCTGCTCAACAGCAGCTTGGGTGGGTGTTCGCCATTGTCAGCGGCTGCATGAAGTGCCCCAGGCTGTCCTTGTGTTGGGCGGAGCACCGGAACGAGAGCATTTTGCGGCTGAGTTTGCCCGCCAGCATCCTAACCTGCCGATCTGGGTGTCATCAGGAACTAATCCAGAGTACGCTGAATGGGTGTTTGCTGAGGCGGGGATTGCGGAGGAACGGCTGCATCTGGACTATCGGGCCGTTGATACCGTCACGAATTTCACTACCCTGGCGGATCAACTGCAAGCCCAGGGAGTTCGCAGTGTCTATCTGATTACCTCCGACTATCACATGCGGCGGGCCGTGGTGATTGGTGAAATTGTGCTGGGCAGCCGGGGGATTCATTTTCAACCTGTGCCGGTGCGCTCCGATCGCTCACCGGAGTCACCGGAAACCTTGAGTAAAGTGGTGCGGGATGGGGCGCGGGCTATCTTGTGGGTAGCGACGGGCAATACCGGGATCAATCTCGTCAAACGGCCCCCGTCCTATTAG
- a CDS encoding DUF3747 domain-containing protein — MKPLLRFGLTALTAALVGTMNGLRPVNAAIFGQQEVDQSKLIAIAAPRGNTGAYQLLILEQTSAQRPCWAESGSNPIRVDPLLLTFNFTGICDRKTDSNGFSIRMAGEDLALNYNLRVVRTDRDLVLIGYPSRDRNAPILEIGRAYGVIPGEFAKLILNPNWRFTKRTYEGRTLGHVYLTTDASLADVAATTAAPDVTPLTRTPDLETRPAVLPETPVPSVTEGKTGPAGTPVTAIEVETSVAPPSNRTPYRRHQLGQGSPCQHPNRLRS, encoded by the coding sequence ATGAAACCCTTACTTCGCTTTGGCCTGACCGCCCTTACGGCAGCCTTGGTTGGGACAATGAATGGGCTGCGTCCCGTCAATGCCGCCATCTTTGGGCAACAAGAAGTCGATCAGTCCAAGTTGATTGCGATCGCGGCTCCCCGTGGCAATACGGGTGCATACCAATTGCTGATTTTGGAGCAAACCTCGGCGCAACGTCCCTGCTGGGCGGAAAGCGGGAGTAACCCGATCCGGGTTGATCCCCTACTGCTAACCTTCAATTTCACTGGCATTTGCGATCGTAAAACCGACAGTAATGGCTTTTCCATCCGCATGGCGGGTGAGGATTTAGCCCTTAACTACAACCTGCGCGTGGTTCGCACGGATCGGGATCTCGTGCTGATTGGCTATCCTAGCCGCGATCGGAATGCTCCGATTCTTGAAATCGGTCGTGCCTATGGTGTTATCCCAGGCGAGTTTGCCAAGTTGATCCTGAATCCCAACTGGCGGTTTACCAAACGGACCTATGAGGGGAGAACTTTAGGGCATGTGTACCTGACCACGGATGCAAGCCTTGCAGACGTGGCGGCCACAACGGCTGCACCTGACGTGACTCCCCTGACGCGCACACCGGATCTGGAAACTCGGCCAGCAGTTTTACCGGAAACCCCTGTCCCCAGCGTCACCGAGGGCAAAACGGGGCCAGCAGGGACGCCGGTAACAGCGATCGAAGTCGAAACCTCGGTCGCCCCCCCGTCGAATCGAACACCTTACCGCCGACATCAGTTAGGCCAGGGGAGCCCTTGCCAACACCCAAATCGGCTCAGGAGTTAG
- a CDS encoding RpnC/YadD family protein, which yields MRRISPGQQVEAMSDRQQRSDVAASTAILAGLVLNQAVIQQLMRQEIMRESVMYQAILAEGEAKGRAEGKAEGKAEGKAEGKREVALNLLKLGMSVEQVAAVTELPIATVAQLQP from the coding sequence ATGCGCCGAATTTCCCCCGGCCAGCAAGTTGAAGCCATGAGCGATCGGCAGCAGCGTAGTGATGTCGCTGCCTCAACCGCTATCTTAGCGGGGTTAGTATTAAATCAAGCGGTTATTCAACAACTGATGAGGCAAGAGATTATGCGTGAGTCAGTGATGTACCAGGCGATCCTGGCCGAGGGAGAAGCCAAGGGCCGTGCTGAAGGTAAGGCCGAAGGTAAGGCCGAAGGTAAGGCCGAAGGCAAGCGGGAAGTTGCCCTCAATTTGTTAAAACTGGGGATGAGTGTTGAACAGGTAGCGGCGGTAACGGAATTGCCGATCGCCACAGTTGCCCAACTCCAACCCTAG
- a CDS encoding nuclear transport factor 2 family protein, with translation MSTPFTQDEINTFVADWYKLLDVHAPLESYKPLIADNFVLTVPEFTVEGWEGFKGWYERAIGLFFDEVHEVKSAEIVGTEGDITQVKVVVRWEASRWIPPAATSDRIIMDAYQTWHLTRSAAGTPAFVKYIVDKAEYAEGSATL, from the coding sequence ATGAGTACGCCGTTTACCCAAGATGAGATCAATACGTTTGTTGCGGATTGGTATAAACTCCTCGATGTTCATGCGCCGCTAGAGTCCTATAAACCGTTAATTGCGGATAATTTTGTCTTGACGGTGCCGGAATTTACGGTGGAGGGTTGGGAAGGATTTAAGGGTTGGTATGAACGGGCGATCGGTCTCTTTTTTGATGAAGTTCATGAAGTGAAGTCGGCTGAAATTGTGGGAACGGAAGGCGATATTACCCAGGTGAAGGTGGTGGTCCGCTGGGAGGCGAGTCGCTGGATTCCCCCGGCAGCCACGAGCGATCGCATTATCATGGATGCCTACCAAACCTGGCATTTAACGCGATCGGCTGCTGGCACGCCTGCTTTTGTCAAATATATTGTCGATAAGGCCGAATACGCCGAGGGATCGGCAACGCTCTAA